In the genome of Candidatus Saccharibacteria bacterium oral taxon 488, one region contains:
- the pheS gene encoding phenylalanine--tRNA ligase subunit alpha translates to METLEEVRSLLLSRVAEAAEPRSALRSAELRELYGTIATLPAEERGAFGKKVNELKQELERAVTARENELSKVDLPPIDVTAPMDVNAPRPSLLPSERGTIHPLMREIDRISDIFNRMGFVTEESREIDDQFHMFESLNFPKGHPARDDYDTFMTEETDANGDRLIAPAHTSTMQNRVLKKYHGNLANGEAIAAIVPDRVFRNEDLDARHEHTFYQVEGVYVARGVNVGNLIATLQEFLQEYYGKKLDVRVNPFYFPFTEPSFEFALSCPFCEGKNPDCKVCSGEGWIELLGCGMIHPNVLRAADIDPNEYTGFAFGCGIDRLVMMKYGIEDVRHFESGKLDFLEQF, encoded by the coding sequence ATGGAAACGTTAGAGGAAGTTCGATCACTATTATTATCGCGCGTAGCCGAGGCGGCTGAACCGCGCAGTGCGTTGCGGAGTGCGGAGCTGCGGGAGCTATATGGCACTATTGCGACGTTGCCAGCCGAAGAGCGCGGAGCGTTTGGTAAGAAAGTTAATGAATTGAAGCAGGAATTGGAACGGGCAGTTACGGCTCGTGAGAATGAACTATCGAAAGTTGACTTGCCGCCAATTGACGTGACAGCGCCGATGGACGTCAATGCCCCGCGCCCTAGTTTGCTGCCGAGCGAGCGCGGTACGATTCATCCATTGATGCGCGAGATTGACCGCATCTCTGACATTTTCAATCGCATGGGTTTCGTGACGGAAGAGTCGCGTGAAATTGACGATCAATTCCATATGTTCGAGAGCTTGAACTTCCCGAAAGGCCACCCAGCACGTGATGATTACGATACCTTCATGACCGAAGAGACTGACGCTAATGGCGACCGTTTGATCGCGCCGGCGCACACCTCGACCATGCAAAACCGCGTGTTGAAAAAATATCACGGCAATTTAGCAAACGGCGAGGCGATCGCTGCCATCGTGCCTGACCGGGTGTTTCGTAACGAAGATTTGGATGCACGGCACGAGCATACGTTCTATCAAGTTGAGGGTGTGTATGTTGCCAGAGGGGTCAATGTCGGCAACCTCATCGCGACGCTGCAAGAGTTTTTGCAGGAATATTACGGCAAGAAACTTGATGTGCGCGTCAATCCGTTTTATTTCCCGTTCACTGAACCGAGCTTTGAATTTGCGCTGAGCTGTCCGTTCTGTGAGGGCAAAAATCCGGATTGTAAAGTTTGCTCGGGCGAAGGCTGGATCGAACTCTTGGGCTGCGGCATGATTCATCCGAATGTGCTACGGGCTGCCGATATCGATCCAAATGAATACACCGGCTTTGCCTTTGGCTGCGGCATTGACCGGCTGGTGATGATGAAATACGGCATCGAGGACGTGCGGCATTTTGAGAGCGGCAAGCTGGACTTTTTGGAGCAGTTTTAA
- a CDS encoding FAD-dependent oxidoreductase, which translates to MSKEVIIVGAGPSALTAAIYLSREDVPTTLYERGVVGGMAAITDQIDNYPGFAEGVTGMKLASELQQQAERFGAEIEYGDVTALKQVDGELELTVDGQPVRAKAVLLATGSNHRKLGVPGEDELYGRGVHYCATCDGAFYRDKRLIVVGGGNSAVQEAIFLTRYASHIDLLVRSKLRASDVLQKELQKYVDEGKITVHLGATTDEIIVKDDKFYGVKSTQNGEQKEFTADGLFVFIGLIPNTQFLADSGVELDLGGHIITDEHLHTNVPGVFASGDVRSGATMQIASAVGEGAVAALQIREYLQEKAREE; encoded by the coding sequence ATGTCTAAGGAGGTTATCATTGTCGGCGCTGGCCCAAGTGCGCTGACGGCCGCAATTTACCTGTCGCGCGAAGACGTGCCGACGACGCTATACGAACGCGGCGTGGTTGGCGGTATGGCGGCTATCACCGACCAAATCGATAATTATCCAGGTTTCGCCGAGGGCGTGACTGGGATGAAATTGGCGTCCGAGCTGCAGCAACAAGCTGAGCGGTTCGGTGCGGAGATTGAGTACGGTGATGTCACGGCCCTGAAGCAAGTTGACGGCGAATTGGAATTGACGGTCGATGGTCAGCCGGTGCGCGCCAAAGCGGTGCTGCTGGCGACTGGCTCAAATCACCGCAAGCTGGGCGTGCCAGGCGAAGATGAATTGTATGGTCGCGGCGTACACTACTGTGCAACGTGCGACGGTGCATTTTACCGCGACAAGCGCTTGATCGTCGTTGGCGGCGGCAACTCGGCGGTGCAGGAAGCGATATTTTTGACTCGCTACGCCAGCCACATTGACCTGTTGGTGCGCAGTAAATTACGCGCCAGCGATGTCCTACAAAAAGAGTTACAAAAATATGTTGATGAGGGTAAAATTACCGTCCACCTTGGCGCAACCACCGACGAAATTATCGTCAAAGACGACAAATTTTACGGTGTCAAATCGACTCAGAACGGCGAGCAGAAAGAGTTTACCGCAGACGGTTTGTTTGTCTTTATCGGCTTGATTCCGAACACACAGTTTTTGGCAGACTCAGGTGTTGAACTGGACCTCGGCGGACACATCATCACCGACGAACATTTGCACACCAATGTCCCCGGCGTCTTTGCCTCGGGCGACGTACGTTCGGGCGCAACCATGCAAATTGCTTCGGCGGTCGGCGAGGGTGCGGTCGCAGCCTTGCAGATTCGTGAATATTTACAAGAAAAAGCCAGAGAGGAGTAG
- a CDS encoding phosphatase PAP2 family protein, producing the protein MDISWMVKIIADGLVIPVVLIGMYTLIRHVPRGQRYQVYMRVLMAGLTAFVVAKIIGLLYQPSGLRPFELAGVSAGASFLDNPGFPSDHALFTMAITLAVWFGAKCRGWAVACLVMTLLVGIGRVVALVHTPLDVAGGLIIAWAGIFWYMPLRQTSRTAK; encoded by the coding sequence ATGGATATCTCATGGATGGTGAAAATTATTGCCGACGGGCTGGTGATCCCGGTGGTGTTGATCGGGATGTATACGCTCATCCGACACGTACCGCGAGGCCAGCGCTATCAGGTGTATATGCGAGTGCTGATGGCAGGGCTGACGGCGTTTGTCGTAGCAAAAATTATTGGGTTGCTATATCAGCCATCAGGCCTCCGTCCGTTTGAGCTAGCAGGCGTGAGCGCCGGCGCCTCGTTTTTGGATAATCCGGGTTTCCCGTCCGATCACGCCCTGTTTACGATGGCCATCACGTTGGCGGTGTGGTTCGGCGCGAAGTGTCGAGGGTGGGCCGTGGCCTGTTTGGTGATGACGCTACTGGTTGGTATAGGGCGGGTGGTGGCGCTGGTGCATACGCCGCTTGATGTGGCTGGGGGGCTCATTATCGCCTGGGCGGGTATATTCTGGTATATGCCATTGCGACAGACGTCACGCACTGCAAAATAG
- the pheT gene encoding phenylalanine--tRNA ligase subunit beta — protein sequence MKVSLNLIKQLINFELPPVDELVARVNQQLGGVEEVIDLKAKYGGARIVRVVECAKHPNADRLSVTKIDDGGVVAGVPRDDNGLVQVVCGAPNVHADMWAIWLPPKSTVPVSFDDDEPFVLDARPLRGVLSQGMLAAADELDIGTDHEGIVEIHEHDVPAGVELTAGARFAEMFGLDDYILDIENKMFTHRPDCFGQLGVAREIAGIFHQQFTSPEWYNVIQEFAGGDGLELEIFNEATEVVPVFSAVAIKNIEVQPSPLWLQCQLVAMGGKPINNIVDATNYMMLMTAQPTHAYDYDKLRGRTLGARLARDGEKVSLLNGKDYELTNDDIVIADGEGVIGLAGIMGGADTEVSNGTKNIILECANFDMYALRRTAMRHGIFTDALTRFNKGQSPAQTDPVLKQLMGMAGGVQASPVLFKNHQSLRSVLAGGTHWCGGLLVPSGFVEERLGVNFADGEMNTLLGNVEFFVDEGREYGEDGMMVYSPFWRTDIELPEDIVEEVGRLYGFDKLPRQLPHRSIKPAPKNLRRELKNAVRRSLSRAGANEVLTYSFVHECILKNAEQDVAQAYKLSNALSPDLQYYRLTVLPSLLDKVHANIKAGHDEFALFEMGKGHSKMHGLGEDGLPVASQFTDIVYAAKKPGAGAPFYVIRRLVEQLARDLGAELVFKPIEEELNFPVTAPFDQSRSALIETIDGQFIGMVGELKQSVIKNFKLPACVAAASLDTAGLEAIYARHDSHYQPLSRYPSTTRDVSLKIPSTVKYQQLLQTLDEVVQDVDMAVRIEPLTIYQSEDDAAQKTITWRLTFTSHERTLVDKDITPVMQRIEQIAKDRWGAETV from the coding sequence ATGAAAGTCAGCCTAAATCTTATCAAACAATTGATTAATTTTGAATTACCGCCGGTGGATGAGTTGGTGGCGCGGGTCAATCAGCAGCTTGGTGGCGTCGAGGAGGTGATTGATCTCAAAGCCAAATACGGCGGTGCGCGGATCGTCCGGGTGGTTGAATGCGCCAAGCACCCTAATGCTGATCGGCTGAGCGTGACCAAGATTGATGATGGCGGTGTGGTGGCGGGCGTACCGCGCGATGATAATGGTCTGGTGCAGGTAGTCTGCGGCGCGCCGAACGTGCATGCGGATATGTGGGCGATTTGGTTGCCGCCAAAAAGCACGGTGCCAGTAAGCTTTGATGACGACGAGCCATTTGTGCTGGACGCGCGACCGCTGCGTGGCGTGCTCAGCCAAGGTATGTTAGCGGCGGCGGACGAACTGGATATCGGTACGGATCACGAGGGAATTGTTGAGATTCATGAACACGACGTGCCGGCGGGAGTTGAACTCACGGCAGGTGCTCGTTTCGCGGAAATGTTTGGGCTGGATGACTATATATTGGACATTGAGAATAAGATGTTTACGCACCGGCCGGATTGTTTTGGGCAACTCGGCGTGGCGCGCGAGATTGCTGGGATTTTTCATCAGCAGTTTACTAGTCCTGAGTGGTACAATGTGATTCAAGAATTTGCTGGTGGCGACGGTCTCGAGCTTGAAATATTCAATGAGGCGACTGAAGTAGTGCCGGTGTTTTCAGCGGTAGCCATCAAAAATATTGAGGTGCAGCCAAGTCCGTTGTGGCTGCAATGTCAGTTGGTGGCGATGGGCGGCAAACCAATTAACAACATCGTCGATGCCACGAATTATATGATGCTCATGACGGCACAGCCAACGCATGCCTATGACTATGACAAATTGCGTGGGCGTACGCTCGGGGCGCGGCTGGCTCGTGACGGCGAGAAGGTCAGCCTGCTCAACGGTAAGGACTACGAGTTGACGAATGACGACATCGTCATCGCTGATGGCGAGGGTGTGATAGGTCTCGCGGGAATTATGGGCGGTGCTGACACTGAAGTCTCAAATGGCACGAAAAACATCATCCTCGAATGTGCTAATTTTGACATGTATGCGCTGCGCCGCACAGCCATGCGCCATGGTATTTTCACCGATGCGCTGACGCGGTTTAATAAGGGTCAGTCACCGGCACAAACCGACCCCGTCCTCAAACAATTGATGGGTATGGCGGGTGGTGTCCAGGCCAGTCCCGTGCTGTTTAAGAATCATCAGTCTCTGCGCTCCGTATTGGCTGGCGGTACGCACTGGTGCGGCGGGTTGTTGGTGCCAAGTGGATTTGTTGAAGAGCGGCTCGGCGTAAATTTTGCTGATGGTGAAATGAATACGCTACTAGGAAACGTTGAGTTTTTCGTTGATGAAGGGCGCGAGTATGGTGAGGACGGCATGATGGTCTACAGCCCGTTTTGGCGCACCGATATTGAGCTGCCTGAGGATATCGTCGAAGAAGTTGGCCGGCTGTATGGCTTTGATAAATTACCGCGTCAATTACCGCATCGCAGCATTAAACCCGCGCCAAAAAATTTGCGTCGTGAATTGAAAAACGCCGTTCGCCGTAGTCTATCGCGTGCCGGTGCCAACGAAGTCTTGACCTACAGTTTCGTTCACGAATGCATCCTAAAAAATGCCGAGCAGGACGTTGCTCAGGCATACAAATTATCAAACGCCCTCAGCCCTGATTTGCAATATTACCGCTTGACGGTGCTTCCGAGTTTGCTGGACAAGGTCCACGCCAATATCAAGGCCGGGCATGATGAATTTGCTTTGTTTGAAATGGGTAAGGGCCACAGCAAAATGCATGGCCTAGGCGAAGATGGCTTGCCAGTAGCCAGTCAGTTTACGGATATCGTCTACGCCGCTAAAAAGCCAGGAGCGGGCGCGCCGTTTTATGTGATTCGTCGCTTGGTTGAGCAGTTGGCGCGTGACCTTGGTGCTGAGCTGGTATTCAAGCCAATTGAAGAGGAGCTTAATTTCCCAGTCACGGCACCGTTTGACCAGTCGCGTAGTGCACTGATTGAGACAATCGACGGGCAATTCATCGGTATGGTTGGCGAACTGAAGCAGTCGGTCATCAAGAATTTCAAATTGCCAGCGTGCGTAGCGGCGGCCAGCCTGGACACAGCTGGTTTGGAGGCCATTTACGCCAGGCACGACAGTCATTACCAGCCGCTCAGTCGCTATCCATCAACGACGCGCGATGTCTCGCTCAAAATACCATCCACTGTCAAGTATCAGCAGCTACTGCAGACGCTGGACGAGGTTGTGCAGGACGTTGATATGGCGGTGCGAATTGAGCCACTCACTATTTACCAGTCTGAGGATGATGCGGCGCAGAAAACAATAACATGGCGGCTGACGTTTACCTCGCATGAGCGGACGTTAGTGGACAAGGACATCACGCCAGTGATGCAGCGAATCGAACAGATAGCCAAAGATAGATGGGGCGCTGAAACAGTCTGA
- the trmD gene encoding tRNA (guanosine(37)-N1)-methyltransferase TrmD → MMKGMRKFQVITLFPEMFSGVFENSMMWKAQKDGIVSLETVNLREFGLGPRRQVDDTPYGGGDGMLLMIEPLWRAVEFARSRDESAKVVLMSPRGRRWRQAMARTAADDCQGLIIICGRYEGVDERIMELVDEQWSIGDFVLTGGELPAMTIIDSIVRLLPGVLGGAMSAEIESFSDGETLEYPQYTRPEVFNDLRVPEVLLSGHHGKIAEWRKQQSQKATVD, encoded by the coding sequence ATAATGAAGGGTATGCGAAAATTTCAAGTCATTACCCTGTTTCCCGAAATGTTCTCTGGGGTGTTTGAAAATTCTATGATGTGGAAGGCGCAAAAAGATGGTATCGTTTCACTCGAGACGGTGAACTTGCGTGAATTTGGCCTGGGCCCGCGCCGCCAGGTGGATGATACGCCATATGGCGGCGGCGATGGGATGCTACTAATGATTGAGCCGTTGTGGCGGGCGGTGGAATTTGCCAGGTCGCGCGATGAGAGCGCGAAGGTTGTCCTGATGAGCCCGCGCGGTCGGCGCTGGCGGCAGGCGATGGCGCGCACGGCGGCGGATGATTGCCAGGGGCTCATCATAATCTGTGGGCGATATGAGGGTGTTGACGAGCGTATTATGGAACTCGTGGATGAGCAGTGGAGTATCGGTGATTTTGTGCTGACTGGTGGTGAGCTGCCGGCAATGACCATCATTGACTCGATCGTGCGGCTGCTGCCAGGTGTGCTGGGCGGTGCAATGTCAGCGGAGATTGAGAGCTTCTCAGACGGCGAGACGCTCGAGTATCCGCAGTATACTCGGCCAGAGGTATTTAATGACTTGCGAGTACCGGAAGTCTTACTGAGCGGGCATCACGGCAAAATCGCCGAGTGGCGCAAACAGCAGTCGCAAAAAGCAACTGTTGATTAG
- a CDS encoding ATP-binding cassette domain-containing protein, translating to MKPLIHMLRYARGMGRYYVGVSISSVVVALTGIAVPFVISRATNLMVEVVEGGAVGIEQAIFLALVLLALDVTNTMVRNLGGYWGDVMATRLKQQLSTRYYHHLLGLPQSYFDGELTGTIINRLNRAITETTNFLNMFANNFFQMLLTTGITIGIVLMYSLELAVMVVIMYPLFMWLTALTSKKWQAFQNRKNHETDMASGRFAEVIAQIKVVKSYVRESLEYRHFAKRYRKTIAITRKQSRYWHSMDIVRGVVLSVIFFMIFAYIFVQTTERRFSIGDMVLLITLINNLRMPLFNMSFIVDNFQKALAGSRDFVGVMTLRPAIEDVPHAPELVVSRGAVEFRNVSFRYASAPQKPVLTDISFTLRPGEHVALVSESGGGKTTLTNLLMRLYQPDSGEITIDDMAIDAVQQKSLRRHIATVFQEPALFSGTIRENIAYGADEPTDEQVIAAAKAANAHDFISGLDKGYDTQIGERGLKLSGGQKQRIAIARAVLKDAPILILDEATSNLDSKSEHLVQQALERLMKGRTTLIIAHRLSTIATVDRIVTLKHGRVDEIGTPKQLAKSGGIYADLLKLQRTAGVGIDDELARYDIAAERKH from the coding sequence ATGAAGCCGCTAATCCACATGCTCCGGTATGCGCGCGGTATGGGCAGATACTACGTCGGGGTTAGTATCAGCTCGGTTGTCGTGGCACTGACCGGCATCGCGGTGCCGTTCGTGATTTCGCGGGCGACCAACTTGATGGTTGAAGTGGTTGAGGGCGGCGCGGTAGGAATTGAGCAGGCGATTTTTTTGGCGCTGGTGCTGCTGGCGCTTGACGTGACGAATACGATGGTGCGAAACCTCGGCGGTTACTGGGGCGACGTGATGGCCACGCGGCTCAAGCAACAGCTGTCGACGCGGTACTATCATCACTTGCTTGGCTTGCCGCAAAGTTATTTTGATGGCGAGCTGACTGGGACGATTATCAATCGCCTCAACCGGGCGATTACCGAAACGACGAATTTCCTGAACATGTTTGCCAATAACTTTTTCCAAATGCTACTCACGACGGGTATCACCATCGGTATCGTTCTGATGTACAGTCTGGAGCTGGCGGTAATGGTGGTCATTATGTACCCGCTATTTATGTGGCTGACGGCGCTGACCAGCAAGAAGTGGCAGGCCTTTCAGAATCGTAAAAATCACGAGACAGATATGGCCAGCGGTCGGTTTGCCGAGGTGATCGCCCAGATTAAAGTCGTCAAAAGCTACGTTCGCGAGTCGCTCGAATATCGTCATTTCGCCAAGCGCTACCGCAAAACGATTGCTATTACGCGCAAGCAATCGCGCTACTGGCACAGCATGGACATCGTGCGCGGCGTGGTGTTGTCGGTCATTTTCTTTATGATTTTTGCCTACATTTTTGTGCAGACGACCGAGCGGCGTTTTTCGATCGGCGATATGGTGCTGTTGATCACGCTGATTAATAATTTGCGGATGCCGCTGTTTAACATGAGTTTCATCGTTGATAATTTCCAGAAAGCTCTGGCTGGGAGTCGGGATTTTGTTGGTGTGATGACGCTACGCCCAGCAATTGAAGATGTGCCTCACGCGCCGGAATTAGTCGTGAGCCGCGGGGCAGTCGAGTTTCGCAACGTCTCGTTTCGCTACGCCTCTGCTCCGCAAAAACCAGTGTTGACCGACATCTCGTTCACGCTTCGTCCCGGTGAGCATGTTGCTCTCGTCAGCGAGTCGGGTGGCGGCAAGACCACCTTGACGAATTTACTGATGCGCCTATATCAGCCAGATAGTGGCGAGATTACCATTGACGATATGGCCATTGACGCGGTGCAGCAAAAGAGTTTGCGCCGTCATATCGCCACGGTATTTCAGGAGCCAGCGCTCTTTTCTGGCACAATTCGTGAAAATATCGCTTATGGCGCCGACGAGCCGACGGATGAGCAGGTGATCGCCGCTGCCAAGGCCGCCAACGCGCACGACTTTATCAGCGGGCTTGATAAAGGGTACGATACACAAATTGGCGAGCGTGGCCTCAAACTGTCTGGCGGTCAAAAACAGCGCATCGCCATCGCGCGGGCGGTACTCAAGGATGCGCCGATTCTCATTCTCGACGAGGCAACAAGCAACCTTGACAGTAAGAGCGAGCACCTAGTGCAGCAGGCGCTGGAGCGGCTGATGAAGGGGCGAACGACGCTGATTATCGCTCACCGGCTGAGTACCATCGCTACGGTGGATCGGATCGTGACGCTAAAACATGGCCGGGTCGACGAGATCGGTACGCCGAAACAGCTGGCGAAATCAGGCGGCATTTATGCTGATTTACTCAAGCTACAGCGGACAGCCGGTGTGGGGATTGATGATGAGCTGGCACGTTATGACATTGCGGCCGAGAGGAAACATTGA
- the rmuC gene encoding DNA recombination protein RmuC: protein MEIIIIILLVIIVMGLGAMLFVLQSKLGELKQQSSVELIKTDVVELGRTIAKLNESVSDKLERSNAQVQTSVQKQLSESAKLVADVTQRLAKLDETNKRVVDVATDLKTLQNVLQNPKQRGVFGEFYLESVLDNVLPAKQFQMQYRFKDGEIVDAVIFLDKGQILPVDSKFSLENYNRMINAETKAERELWLNKVKTDLKGRIDETSKYIRPRENTMDFAFMFIPSESLYYDLLINNVGAGGSSRDLIEYAFRDKRVIIVSPTSFLAYLQTVLQGLRSLQIEEQAKDIQVRVGQLGVHIKKFDELMTKMGKSLSTTVGHYNNSYKELGKIDKDVVRIAGGDHQVQPELIDRPAQEE, encoded by the coding sequence ATGGAAATCATTATCATTATTCTCTTGGTTATTATCGTTATGGGTTTAGGCGCGATGCTGTTTGTGCTGCAATCAAAGCTAGGCGAGCTGAAGCAGCAATCATCGGTCGAGCTCATCAAAACTGACGTGGTGGAACTGGGGCGAACCATCGCCAAACTGAATGAATCAGTCAGTGATAAACTCGAGCGTAGTAACGCTCAGGTGCAAACCTCAGTCCAAAAGCAGTTGTCGGAAAGTGCCAAGTTGGTGGCCGACGTAACACAGCGGCTGGCCAAGTTGGATGAAACAAACAAGCGGGTGGTCGACGTGGCGACTGACCTGAAAACCCTGCAGAACGTCCTGCAAAATCCCAAGCAACGCGGCGTGTTCGGCGAGTTTTACCTGGAAAGCGTGCTGGATAATGTGCTGCCAGCCAAGCAGTTTCAGATGCAATATCGCTTCAAGGATGGCGAGATTGTTGATGCAGTTATTTTTCTAGACAAGGGGCAGATTTTGCCGGTGGATAGTAAGTTTAGCTTGGAAAATTACAACCGGATGATCAACGCCGAGACCAAAGCTGAGCGTGAGCTGTGGTTGAATAAGGTGAAGACTGATCTGAAGGGGCGCATTGACGAGACTAGCAAATATATTCGCCCGCGTGAGAACACCATGGACTTTGCCTTTATGTTTATTCCGTCAGAGTCGCTATATTATGACCTACTTATCAACAATGTTGGTGCGGGCGGTTCGAGTCGCGACTTGATCGAATACGCCTTTCGTGACAAGCGGGTGATCATCGTCAGTCCGACTAGCTTTTTGGCGTATTTACAGACGGTGTTGCAGGGTCTGAGGAGTTTACAAATTGAAGAGCAGGCCAAGGACATTCAGGTGCGTGTCGGTCAGCTGGGTGTGCATATCAAAAAGTTTGATGAGCTGATGACCAAGATGGGCAAGAGTCTTAGTACCACCGTCGGGCATTATAATAATTCGTATAAAGAGCTGGGCAAGATTGATAAAGACGTGGTGCGGATCGCTGGCGGTGATCATCAAGTGCAGCCAGAACTGATCGACCGACCGGCGCAGGAAGAATAA
- the cyaB gene encoding class IV adenylate cyclase produces the protein MDIPLEIERKRQLTGDAKELIKQLRELGFELQSNLHEIDTYYSRPDVDFMQTVECLRIRQRDGFAEVTYKPATTTATHTENNVIIKPETNLPIQPGDAAIAKQLLANLGMVRLVEVNKYRRSFQSSDFPQATVAIDEIKDAGTFVEVEVLSDDETSALAMISDIETKLGLESAEVVTRPYRDVCMG, from the coding sequence ATGGATATACCATTAGAAATCGAACGCAAACGCCAATTAACTGGTGACGCAAAAGAATTAATCAAGCAGTTGCGAGAACTCGGTTTTGAACTGCAGAGTAATCTCCACGAAATTGACACGTATTATTCTCGTCCTGATGTCGACTTTATGCAGACGGTTGAATGCTTACGGATTCGCCAGCGCGATGGTTTTGCCGAGGTGACGTACAAACCTGCAACGACGACTGCGACACATACGGAGAATAATGTAATTATTAAGCCCGAAACAAACCTACCGATTCAGCCCGGTGACGCAGCAATCGCCAAACAGCTACTGGCAAATCTCGGCATGGTGCGGCTGGTCGAGGTCAACAAATACCGTCGCTCGTTCCAGTCCTCTGATTTTCCGCAGGCAACGGTGGCCATAGACGAAATCAAAGACGCTGGGACGTTCGTGGAAGTTGAGGTTTTATCAGATGATGAGACTAGTGCGCTGGCGATGATTAGTGACATTGAAACCAAGCTCGGCCTTGAGTCGGCAGAAGTTGTCACGCGGCCTTATCGAGATGTTTGTATGGGATAA
- a CDS encoding HIT domain-containing protein codes for MNHTIFDDIVSGTVKSWKVWEDEQFLAFLTPFPNTPGVTVVIPKHNPGDYIFAIDETLYLEFMRAVRQVARLLERAFDTPRVALVFEGTGVAHVHAKLYPLHGDLAGRTDVWAENAEFHENYRGWLTTTEGPRMDEAELDRIQAQIIAARE; via the coding sequence ATGAACCATACAATTTTCGACGACATTGTATCAGGCACCGTAAAATCATGGAAGGTTTGGGAGGACGAGCAGTTTTTGGCGTTTCTCACGCCGTTTCCAAATACCCCGGGGGTGACGGTGGTCATTCCAAAGCACAACCCGGGCGATTATATTTTTGCAATTGACGAGACGCTATATCTGGAGTTTATGCGAGCAGTGCGTCAGGTGGCGCGGCTACTAGAACGGGCATTTGATACGCCACGAGTAGCGCTGGTGTTCGAGGGGACGGGTGTAGCGCATGTGCACGCCAAGCTGTATCCGCTACATGGCGACTTGGCGGGACGGACTGACGTCTGGGCGGAAAATGCAGAGTTTCATGAGAACTATCGTGGCTGGCTGACGACGACTGAGGGGCCGAGGATGGACGAGGCCGAACTAGACCGGATTCAGGCACAGATTATTGCTGCTCGGGAGTAA
- a CDS encoding inorganic pyrophosphatase → MADFNQVLTPGNYQDGEITVVVEIPAGSNHKIEWDRKVGVMRLDRVDPAIFAKPTNYGFIPQTLDEDGDELDVLLVTDTPLTTGLVVEARILGVMKFVDDDEVDDKIIAVPSDDRHNGNAIQSLEDLPAQLIKQIEFHFNHYKDLKKPGSTIVKEFAGVDAAKQVVAAAIERWNEQA, encoded by the coding sequence ATGGCGGATTTTAATCAAGTATTAACCCCGGGAAACTATCAGGACGGCGAAATCACCGTTGTCGTGGAGATTCCGGCTGGGTCAAATCATAAAATTGAATGGGATCGGAAAGTTGGCGTTATGCGGCTGGACCGGGTTGATCCGGCGATTTTTGCCAAACCGACTAATTATGGTTTCATTCCGCAGACATTGGATGAGGACGGCGATGAGTTGGATGTGCTGTTGGTAACAGACACGCCGCTAACGACTGGGCTGGTGGTCGAGGCGCGAATCCTTGGCGTGATGAAGTTTGTCGATGACGATGAGGTTGATGATAAAATTATCGCGGTGCCGAGCGACGATCGCCATAATGGTAACGCCATTCAGTCGCTGGAGGATTTGCCGGCGCAGCTGATTAAGCAAATTGAATTTCATTTTAATCACTATAAGGATCTGAAAAAGCCAGGTTCGACCATTGTCAAAGAATTTGCCGGCGTTGATGCTGCCAAGCAGGTTGTGGCGGCAGCGATTGAGCGCTGGAACGAGCAGGCGTAA